One Pontibacillus yanchengensis DNA window includes the following coding sequences:
- a CDS encoding carbohydrate ABC transporter permease codes for MANPSKIEHNKPTQPTEPKQKKRLTHEGKWGLIMISPYLIHFVVFIAFTLLASFYFSLSKYDMLNAPEFIGIGNYTKLVNDQVFWQALGNTVYFTVLFVPAQTILALILAVALNQQLRGLKLFRMAHFIPVISSWTVVLYVADAIFNPRFGLANTVLSKIGMSQQQWLNDEMLVIPVLVVVAVWKGIGYMMVIFLAGLQNVPEDLYEAAEIEGAGVLKKFRHVTIPLISGTTFLVLVLSTITTFQAFEQIYVMTGNGGDITAAGGPNNSSMVLMLYLFQQGFAFLKMGYASAIAWVLFIILFIITLIQVKLQNKWVHYEK; via the coding sequence ATGGCGAATCCTTCGAAAATCGAACATAACAAGCCAACCCAACCAACAGAACCTAAACAAAAGAAAAGGTTAACTCATGAGGGGAAATGGGGATTGATTATGATTTCCCCTTATCTTATTCACTTTGTAGTATTTATAGCGTTTACATTACTTGCTTCTTTTTACTTTAGTCTCTCTAAATACGATATGTTAAATGCTCCAGAATTTATAGGCATCGGGAATTACACTAAGCTTGTCAATGATCAAGTGTTTTGGCAAGCATTAGGAAATACCGTTTATTTTACGGTTTTATTTGTACCAGCCCAAACAATCCTTGCTCTAATATTAGCTGTTGCACTGAATCAACAGCTAAGAGGATTGAAGTTATTTAGGATGGCTCACTTTATTCCTGTCATTTCTTCCTGGACGGTCGTTCTATATGTCGCGGATGCAATATTTAATCCTAGATTTGGTTTAGCGAATACGGTTCTTTCTAAGATAGGTATGTCTCAACAGCAATGGCTGAATGATGAAATGCTGGTGATTCCTGTATTAGTGGTTGTGGCAGTTTGGAAAGGAATTGGTTATATGATGGTAATTTTCTTAGCTGGACTTCAGAATGTTCCTGAAGATCTCTATGAAGCAGCCGAAATAGAAGGGGCAGGTGTTCTCAAGAAGTTTAGGCACGTAACCATTCCGTTAATCTCTGGTACCACGTTTCTAGTATTAGTACTAAGTACGATTACGACCTTTCAAGCATTTGAACAAATATATGTGATGACGGGGAATGGGGGAGATATAACAGCTGCTGGAGGACCGAACAATTCCAGCATGGTACTCATGTTGTATTTATTTCAACAAGGATTTGCTTTCTTGAAAATGGGTTATGCTTCTGCCATTGCTTGGGTGCTGTTCATCATCCTATTTATTATCACATTGATTCAAGTGAAGCTTCAAAACAAGTGGGTTCACTATGAAAAATAG